The Brachyspira hyodysenteriae ATCC 27164 genome includes a window with the following:
- a CDS encoding tetratricopeptide repeat protein, with the protein MNNSIEELLNKAKDAFENKEYEKSIEYIDKVIFYNGDSYDLYHNRGLSKLNLRLYEEAIKDFERAIELGDDSETVYYDRGLAKLYLGNYEEAIEDFKRVLKINNNDTDSRVNIGLCYLYMKKYKEAINIYDEVIANFPDNISSYNNRGLCKFYLSQFEEAINDFNKVIELDKNDTSSSAYNTIGLCKYNLNEFDEALKCYEKAIEINPNLISAYNNIALIKHSVGLDYEALSYLNKALEIDPNNIETYLKIYSIKLELGLENEANEYLNKIIEMHPDDIYVYDRIGNIKIDAGYMEESLEYLKKALEINPNFIDAYYDIAFALHKLDLNNEALEYLEKALQIYPNSADTYFKMFLVKRALRDYEGALSCLNKILEIDNTDVSIYNEIALIKIELELYDEALSYLNKALEIDNHNSEIYNSIGLVYYYKKDYEEAIRNFNKAIELNTSMASAYYNIGLAYYEMHDYENSIQYYNKALEINPQYASAYINLGLIKHNLGNYKEAIDYYKKALEINPDYSLAYYNIALAEMSLEDYKNSLEDFNKALELGYDEAEIYINIGLIYSRQAVYDKAIEYYNKVLEINPDKLSAYYNIAFCLSNMDKYEEALEIYDKVIRMYPGNFDVYYERGYTKYRASKYEEAVRDFDIIINVNSKHYNAYYYRGCSKKYLKNYDEAIKDFDKAIEYNANNSDFYSERASCYDYLNKYRESIENYDKAIELKDDDWFLYILRAKEKFLLSKEINSENKTNAKKSFFNKIISKIASSKNYTDLEKSALNDLEKSYKLALEDEFYLMVFKDIIKDEFTNIDLAAEFCKDNNITL; encoded by the coding sequence ATGAATAACAGTATCGAAGAATTATTGAATAAAGCCAAAGACGCATTTGAAAATAAAGAGTATGAAAAGTCTATTGAATATATTGATAAGGTTATATTTTATAATGGTGATTCTTATGATCTTTATCATAATAGAGGATTATCAAAATTAAATTTGCGGCTATATGAAGAAGCTATAAAAGATTTTGAGAGAGCCATTGAATTGGGTGATGATAGCGAAACTGTATATTATGACAGAGGTTTAGCAAAATTATATTTAGGTAATTATGAAGAAGCTATAGAAGATTTTAAAAGAGTTTTAAAAATAAATAATAATGATACTGATTCCCGCGTTAATATAGGGTTATGTTATCTTTATATGAAAAAATATAAAGAAGCTATAAATATTTATGATGAAGTAATAGCAAATTTTCCTGATAATATTAGTTCTTATAATAATAGGGGATTATGTAAGTTTTATTTATCTCAATTTGAAGAAGCTATAAATGATTTTAATAAAGTTATAGAATTAGATAAAAATGATACTTCAAGTTCGGCATATAATACTATTGGTTTATGTAAATACAATTTGAATGAATTTGATGAAGCTTTGAAATGTTATGAGAAGGCCATAGAGATAAATCCTAATTTAATTAGTGCATATAATAATATTGCTTTGATAAAACATTCTGTAGGATTAGATTATGAGGCTTTATCATATTTGAATAAGGCTTTAGAAATAGATCCTAATAATATTGAAACATATTTAAAAATTTATTCTATAAAATTAGAATTAGGTTTAGAGAATGAAGCTAATGAATATTTAAATAAAATTATAGAAATGCACCCTGATGATATTTATGTTTATGATAGAATAGGGAATATAAAAATTGATGCCGGATATATGGAGGAATCTTTAGAATATTTAAAAAAAGCATTAGAAATAAATCCTAATTTTATTGATGCATATTATGATATTGCTTTTGCTTTGCATAAATTAGATTTAAATAATGAGGCTTTGGAATATTTAGAAAAAGCACTTCAAATTTATCCTAATAGTGCAGATACTTATTTTAAAATGTTTTTAGTAAAAAGAGCTTTAAGAGATTATGAAGGAGCTTTATCTTGTTTAAATAAAATACTAGAAATAGATAATACTGATGTTAGTATTTATAATGAAATAGCTTTGATAAAAATAGAATTAGAATTATATGATGAAGCTTTATCATATTTGAATAAGGCTTTAGAAATTGATAATCATAATTCTGAAATATATAATAGTATTGGCTTAGTATATTATTATAAAAAAGATTATGAAGAAGCTATTAGAAATTTTAATAAGGCTATAGAGTTAAATACTTCTATGGCTAGTGCTTATTATAATATTGGTTTGGCATATTATGAAATGCATGATTATGAAAACTCAATTCAATATTATAATAAGGCATTGGAGATAAATCCTCAGTATGCATCTGCCTATATTAATTTAGGACTTATTAAACATAATTTAGGAAACTATAAAGAAGCTATTGACTATTATAAAAAAGCATTAGAAATAAATCCTGATTATAGTTTGGCTTATTATAATATAGCTCTTGCTGAAATGAGTTTAGAAGATTATAAAAATTCTTTGGAAGATTTTAATAAAGCATTAGAATTAGGCTATGATGAAGCAGAGATTTATATTAACATAGGACTTATATATTCAAGACAGGCTGTATATGATAAAGCTATAGAGTATTATAATAAAGTATTAGAAATAAATCCTGATAAACTTAGTGCTTATTATAATATTGCTTTTTGTTTATCTAATATGGATAAATATGAAGAAGCTTTAGAAATATATGATAAAGTTATAAGAATGTATCCCGGTAATTTTGATGTTTATTATGAGAGAGGATACACTAAATACAGAGCCTCGAAGTATGAAGAGGCTGTAAGAGATTTTGATATTATTATAAATGTGAACTCCAAACATTATAATGCTTATTATTATAGAGGCTGTTCAAAAAAATATTTAAAGAATTATGATGAGGCTATAAAGGATTTTGATAAAGCCATAGAATATAATGCGAATAATTCTGATTTTTACAGTGAAAGAGCTTCTTGTTATGATTATTTAAATAAATATAGAGAAAGTATTGAAAATTATGATAAAGCTATTGAATTAAAAGATGATGATTGGTTTTTATATATTTTAAGAGCTAAAGAGAAATTTCTTTTATCAAAGGAAATTAATTCAGAAAATAAAACAAATGCTAAGAAATCGTTTTTTAATAAAATTATATCAAAAATTGCTTCATCAAAAAATTATACGGATTTAGAAAAGTCAGCATTGAATGATTTAGAAAAATCTTATAAGTTAGCTTTAGAAGATGAATTTTATCTTATGGTATTTAAAGATATTATAAAAGATGAATTTACCAATATAGATTTAGCAGCTGAATTTTGTAAGGATAATAATATTACTTTATAA